In Wenyingzhuangia fucanilytica, the following are encoded in one genomic region:
- a CDS encoding arginine deiminase-related protein, with protein sequence MILIDFRNWIFDKSLGFLPNAQKQLLQMDFETIKKVSDFKVLDFEQINPLTISSLFFKNNEQIAVSPVKDIRDFYQIIDTVLEVEDKEVIDYTEAADEEVYFYGQNSLVAHFEAEIALCGINNKTDESLFEEYCEDFELTPFGFDIPEGILTSDIAIFSGNTLLICLEYITDKKLKKQLFSLIKGHGIETLTFTKEQVAQGVFDMKFVDGKLITTQKVFELLTKEQKEAVLKINAVVLELPFLEKVGIKLRDIIL encoded by the coding sequence ATGATATTGATAGATTTTAGGAATTGGATATTTGATAAGTCTTTGGGGTTTTTACCCAATGCACAAAAACAATTGTTACAAATGGATTTTGAAACGATTAAAAAAGTTTCGGATTTTAAAGTTTTAGATTTTGAACAAATAAATCCTTTAACTATTTCTAGTTTATTTTTTAAAAACAATGAGCAAATTGCAGTTTCTCCTGTAAAAGATATTCGTGATTTTTATCAAATAATAGATACTGTTTTAGAAGTAGAGGATAAAGAAGTAATTGATTATACTGAGGCAGCTGATGAGGAAGTTTATTTTTACGGACAAAATAGTTTGGTAGCTCATTTTGAAGCTGAAATTGCTTTGTGTGGAATTAATAACAAAACCGATGAATCTTTGTTTGAGGAGTATTGCGAGGATTTTGAATTGACTCCTTTTGGCTTTGATATTCCAGAAGGTATACTCACAAGTGATATTGCAATTTTTTCGGGAAATACATTGTTAATTTGTCTAGAGTATATCACTGATAAAAAATTAAAAAAGCAGTTGTTCTCTCTTATAAAAGGACATGGAATAGAAACATTAACTTTTACAAAAGAACAAGTAGCTCAAGGAGTTTTTGATATGAAGTTTGTTGATGGAAAATTAATAACAACTCAAAAAGTTTTTGAGTTATTGACCAAGGAACAAAAGGAAGCGGTATTAAAAATAAATGCAGTGGTATTAGAGCTTCCGTTTTTAGAAAAAGTAGGAATCAAATTAAGAGATATTATTTTATAG
- a CDS encoding Y-family DNA polymerase: MHLYNSVLIYLCGMYGIVDCNSFYASCERAFKPNLIGKPIVVLSNNDGCVIARSKEAKPYVKMGAVAFKNKNDFKKYGIHVFSSNYTLYGDMSSRVMSIISKYVDDIEPYSIDEAFFKLKNVSGKEAELIGKQIKDDVMQHLGLPVSVGIAASKALAKLANNIVKKYPEQTQNVYVIGTDEQRIKALKWTRIGDVWGIGRRLATKLKEMNVDKAYEFTLLSDELVRNKFSVVGLRLKRDLEGKPTIGFEEVHDKYMIATTRSFPNVVSDLKEIEERVATFANSCAEKLRKQKSECSAAYVFLKSNRFGKDYVKLGAMVHFGFATSSSITITKGVLEKLREIFKVGYTYKKAGVILVSIKPNASHQTRLFGDENPKHQLLMRTMDTLNDKMGQGKLKLANQDIKRTWKMRQEHLSPQYTTRLSDIITINCK; this comes from the coding sequence ATGCATTTATATAACAGTGTTTTGATTTACCTTTGTGGTATGTATGGAATTGTAGATTGTAATAGTTTTTACGCATCGTGTGAGCGTGCTTTTAAACCTAATTTGATAGGAAAACCTATAGTGGTTTTATCTAATAATGATGGTTGTGTAATTGCGCGCAGTAAGGAAGCAAAGCCATATGTTAAAATGGGGGCTGTTGCTTTTAAGAATAAGAATGACTTTAAAAAGTATGGGATTCATGTTTTTTCTTCGAACTATACTTTGTATGGAGATATGAGTTCTAGAGTAATGTCGATTATTAGTAAATATGTAGATGATATTGAGCCTTATTCTATTGATGAAGCTTTTTTTAAACTAAAAAATGTATCGGGTAAGGAGGCGGAGTTGATAGGTAAACAGATTAAGGATGATGTTATGCAGCATTTGGGTTTACCGGTGAGTGTGGGAATTGCAGCAAGTAAAGCACTGGCTAAGTTGGCTAATAATATTGTTAAAAAATATCCGGAGCAAACTCAAAATGTTTATGTAATTGGTACGGATGAGCAACGCATAAAAGCCTTAAAATGGACTCGGATTGGTGATGTTTGGGGAATTGGAAGACGTTTGGCAACTAAGTTAAAGGAGATGAATGTTGATAAAGCTTATGAATTTACTTTATTATCGGACGAATTGGTTAGGAATAAGTTTTCTGTAGTAGGTTTGCGCTTAAAACGTGATTTGGAGGGAAAGCCAACAATTGGTTTTGAGGAAGTACATGATAAATACATGATTGCAACAACACGAAGTTTTCCCAATGTAGTATCAGATTTAAAAGAAATTGAGGAGCGAGTTGCCACCTTTGCTAATAGTTGTGCAGAAAAGTTAAGAAAACAGAAAAGTGAATGTTCCGCAGCCTATGTTTTTTTAAAATCAAATAGGTTTGGAAAAGATTATGTAAAGTTAGGAGCTATGGTTCACTTTGGTTTTGCTACGAGTTCTAGTATTACTATTACCAAAGGAGTTTTAGAAAAATTACGTGAAATTTTTAAAGTAGGATATACTTATAAAAAAGCGGGCGTAATTTTAGTGTCTATTAAGCCTAATGCAAGTCATCAAACTAGGTTGTTTGGAGATGAGAATCCTAAACATCAATTATTAATGCGTACAATGGATACTTTAAATGATAAGATGGGGCAAGGGAAATTGAAGCTAGCTAATCAAGATATTAAAAGAACTTGGAAAATGAGACAAGAACATTTATCACCACAATACACTACCAGATTAAGTGATATTATTACTATAAATTGTAAATAA
- a CDS encoding LexA family protein, protein MVLTFYKYESNGFVKIPFVEAGIKAGFPSPAEDFQGKRISLDKELVKNETATFYAKVDGDSMQDAGMSDGDLLVIDRSLEPQNGKIAVCMLDGDFTVKRLRVDKDGVYLVPENKSYQEIKVGEDQELVIWGIVTYVIKKV, encoded by the coding sequence ATGGTTTTAACTTTTTATAAATATGAATCTAATGGATTTGTAAAAATTCCTTTTGTAGAAGCTGGAATTAAAGCTGGTTTTCCTTCTCCTGCCGAAGATTTTCAAGGAAAAAGAATTTCTTTAGATAAAGAATTAGTTAAAAATGAAACAGCTACTTTTTATGCTAAAGTTGATGGTGATTCTATGCAAGATGCAGGAATGTCTGATGGAGATTTGTTGGTAATTGATAGAAGTTTGGAACCTCAGAACGGTAAAATTGCTGTTTGCATGTTAGATGGTGACTTTACTGTTAAAAGATTAAGAGTTGATAAGGATGGTGTATATTTGGTTCCCGAAAATAAAAGTTACCAAGAAATAAAAGTAGGTGAAGATCAGGAATTGGTAATATGGGGAATAGTAACCTATGTGATTAAAAAAGTATAG
- a CDS encoding ATP-dependent Clp protease ATP-binding subunit, translating to MDDNFSQEVKDVIGFSKEEAIRLGHDFIGTEHLVLGIIRNQTSKANDMLIALDVNLEYLKHKVEALHPISSLPIPAGERRNLHLTKQAEKALKSTFLEARLYNSTTVDTALLLLCILRNENDPITKILDKLHITYNDVKSLYKQLTQGGEDEDELDEAIEDTFNSPSNESSQDFSGGNAGSFERSQPQTPNPNKKSKTPVLDNFGRDLTFLAETDKLDPVVGRTAEIERVSQILSRRKKNNPMLIGEPGVGKSAIAEGLALRIVQRKVSRILFNKRVVSLDLASLVAGTKYRGQFEERMKALMNELEKNDDIILFIDEIHTIVGAGGATGSLDASNMLKPALARGEIQCIGATTLDEYRQNIEKDGALERRFQKVIVEPTTEEETVQILQNIKGKYEDHHNVTFTDEAIVACVKLTNRYMTDRFLPDKAIDALDESGSRIHITNIVVPKQIIKLEAELENIKDKKTKAVNGQKYEEAAKLRDDEKNMEAALASAQQQWEEAARKNREVVTEENVAEVVSMMTGIPVNRVAEAESSKLRELPTTIKGKVIGQDEAVAKVIKAIQRNRVGLKDPNKPIGSFIFLGQTGVGKTQLAKVLATEMFDSEDALIRIDMSEYMEKFAISRLVGAPPGYVGYEEGGQLTEKVRRKPYSIVLLDEIEKAHPDVFNMLLQILDDGYVTDSLGRKIDFRNTIIIMTSNIGARQVKDFGAGVGFGTASKKAQANDHIKSVIEGALKKSFAPEFLNRIDDVILFNALEREDIHKIIDIELSKLTKRISGLGYTLILSDDAKDYIAEKGFDQKYGARPLKRAIQKYIEDVLAEEIVNSNLNDGDIIKMNLDKEKQELTISIEHQENSEMKE from the coding sequence ATGGATGATAATTTCTCACAAGAAGTTAAAGATGTGATTGGTTTCAGTAAGGAAGAGGCTATCAGACTAGGTCATGACTTTATTGGCACTGAACATTTGGTGTTAGGTATTATTCGAAATCAAACAAGCAAGGCTAATGATATGCTAATTGCCTTAGATGTAAACCTTGAGTATTTAAAACACAAGGTAGAGGCTTTGCACCCTATTTCTAGCTTACCAATACCTGCTGGTGAAAGAAGAAACCTACATTTAACTAAACAAGCTGAAAAGGCGCTAAAATCTACTTTTTTAGAAGCTAGATTATACAACAGCACAACAGTTGATACTGCTTTGTTGCTGCTTTGTATTTTGCGAAATGAAAATGACCCAATTACTAAAATACTAGACAAACTGCACATTACTTACAACGATGTTAAGTCCTTGTACAAGCAATTAACGCAAGGTGGTGAAGACGAAGATGAACTTGATGAAGCTATAGAGGACACTTTTAACTCACCAAGCAATGAAAGTTCTCAAGATTTTTCTGGAGGAAATGCAGGTTCTTTTGAAAGAAGCCAACCGCAAACACCAAATCCTAATAAAAAATCTAAAACTCCTGTTTTAGATAATTTTGGTAGAGATTTAACTTTTCTTGCAGAAACTGATAAATTGGATCCTGTAGTTGGACGTACTGCAGAAATTGAACGTGTTTCTCAAATTTTAAGTAGACGTAAGAAAAACAACCCAATGCTTATTGGTGAACCTGGGGTGGGTAAATCTGCAATTGCAGAGGGCTTAGCTCTTAGAATTGTACAACGTAAAGTTTCTAGAATTCTTTTTAACAAACGTGTAGTTTCTTTAGATTTAGCTAGTCTTGTAGCTGGTACTAAATACAGAGGTCAGTTTGAAGAAAGAATGAAAGCTTTGATGAATGAATTAGAAAAAAATGATGATATCATTTTATTTATTGATGAAATTCATACCATTGTTGGTGCTGGTGGAGCTACAGGTTCTTTAGATGCTTCAAACATGTTAAAACCTGCCTTAGCAAGAGGTGAAATACAATGTATTGGTGCTACTACTTTAGATGAGTATCGTCAAAATATTGAAAAAGATGGTGCCTTAGAAAGACGTTTTCAAAAAGTAATTGTAGAACCTACAACAGAAGAAGAAACTGTTCAAATTTTACAAAATATTAAAGGTAAATACGAAGATCATCACAATGTTACTTTTACCGATGAAGCTATTGTTGCTTGTGTAAAATTGACAAATCGTTACATGACTGATCGATTTTTACCAGATAAAGCTATTGATGCCTTAGATGAATCTGGGTCTAGAATACACATCACAAATATTGTAGTCCCTAAACAGATTATTAAACTTGAAGCTGAGCTAGAAAACATCAAAGACAAAAAAACAAAAGCAGTTAACGGTCAAAAATACGAAGAAGCTGCTAAGTTAAGAGATGATGAAAAAAATATGGAAGCTGCATTGGCTTCTGCTCAACAACAATGGGAAGAAGCTGCTAGAAAAAACAGAGAAGTAGTTACCGAAGAAAATGTAGCCGAAGTTGTTTCTATGATGACAGGGATTCCTGTAAACAGAGTTGCCGAAGCTGAAAGCAGTAAGTTAAGAGAATTACCAACTACCATAAAAGGTAAAGTAATTGGTCAAGACGAAGCTGTTGCAAAAGTGATAAAAGCCATACAACGTAACCGAGTTGGATTAAAAGACCCTAACAAACCTATTGGATCGTTTATCTTTTTAGGTCAAACAGGAGTTGGTAAAACACAATTGGCAAAAGTATTGGCTACAGAAATGTTCGACTCTGAAGATGCGTTAATCCGTATTGACATGAGTGAGTACATGGAAAAGTTTGCTATTTCAAGATTGGTAGGAGCACCTCCAGGATATGTAGGTTATGAAGAAGGTGGACAATTAACCGAAAAAGTTAGAAGAAAACCTTATTCAATTGTCTTATTAGATGAAATTGAAAAAGCACATCCTGATGTATTTAATATGTTGTTACAAATTTTAGATGACGGATATGTTACTGATAGCTTAGGTAGAAAAATTGATTTTAGAAATACAATTATCATCATGACTTCTAATATTGGTGCTCGTCAAGTAAAAGACTTTGGTGCAGGTGTTGGTTTTGGAACCGCTTCTAAAAAAGCACAAGCCAACGACCATATTAAAAGTGTGATTGAAGGTGCATTGAAAAAATCTTTTGCTCCTGAATTCTTAAACAGAATTGATGATGTTATTTTATTCAACGCTTTAGAAAGAGAAGATATCCACAAAATTATAGATATTGAATTATCTAAATTAACCAAACGTATTAGTGGTTTAGGATATACTTTAATTTTAAGCGATGATGCTAAAGATTACATAGCAGAAAAAGGCTTTGATCAAAAGTACGGAGCTAGACCTTTAAAAAGAGCTATTCAAAAATATATTGAAGATGTTTTAGCAGAAGAAATAGTCAATTCTAATCTAAATGATGGTGACATTATTAAAATGAATTTAGATAAAGAAAAACAAGAATTAACCATTTCTATTGAACATCAAGAAAATTCAGAAATGAAAGAATAA
- a CDS encoding tetratricopeptide repeat protein, producing MKKITTLILSVSVSFSVLAQKKELKNVEKLIKRSDFTQAAEGIKGLEPMVKDTQYESYYYFLLGKVYFGDETTKEKDYQTAAINFYKTLEVESRVGKEKYSEKAVNYLNNISDDYYKKINKFLKQEDYKKTGDLYEALYKTQPGRKDLLDLLLYCRLTSKDYSEAAKILEKSLKLLGDVSFNAVNKHTLKNNEFFKKEDRDKAVKIGTHISPSEAKVDKKVRIEYYSNLVGIYDQQENFEKEMVKLKEAKKEFPKHVPFYENYAAVIYKTGDKEAYISALEEVLELTPENKNSWYNLGVISQDLGNSEKASAAYDKVIELDPNYVNAYINKGLIIMSEEKSLIKELNANRGTKKYGVIKDRLTDMYTKSIPFFEKAYSLKKDEGVKSTLKGLYNSIGETKKAAAL from the coding sequence ATGAAAAAAATAACAACATTAATATTATCTGTTAGTGTTTCTTTTTCTGTATTAGCACAGAAAAAGGAGTTAAAAAATGTAGAGAAATTAATTAAGCGTTCTGATTTTACTCAAGCGGCAGAAGGCATTAAGGGATTAGAACCTATGGTAAAAGATACTCAGTATGAGTCTTATTACTACTTTTTGTTGGGGAAAGTTTATTTTGGAGATGAAACTACAAAAGAAAAAGATTATCAAACAGCAGCAATTAATTTTTATAAAACGTTAGAAGTAGAGTCTAGAGTAGGAAAAGAAAAATATTCTGAAAAAGCAGTTAACTACCTTAATAACATTTCTGATGATTATTATAAAAAAATAAATAAGTTCTTAAAGCAAGAGGATTATAAAAAAACAGGGGACTTGTATGAGGCATTGTATAAAACTCAACCAGGTCGTAAAGATCTTTTAGACTTGTTGCTTTACTGTCGTTTAACTTCTAAAGATTATTCAGAGGCTGCTAAAATTCTTGAAAAGTCTTTAAAGTTATTAGGAGATGTTAGTTTTAATGCTGTTAATAAACATACTCTAAAAAACAATGAATTCTTTAAAAAAGAAGATAGAGATAAGGCTGTAAAAATAGGAACTCATATTTCTCCAAGTGAAGCGAAGGTTGATAAAAAAGTTCGTATAGAATACTATAGCAACTTGGTTGGTATTTATGATCAACAAGAGAACTTTGAAAAAGAAATGGTAAAGCTTAAGGAAGCTAAAAAAGAATTCCCTAAACATGTACCTTTCTATGAAAATTACGCAGCAGTTATTTATAAAACAGGAGATAAAGAGGCTTATATAAGTGCTTTAGAAGAGGTTTTAGAGTTAACACCAGAGAATAAAAACTCATGGTATAATTTAGGGGTTATCTCTCAAGATTTAGGTAATTCAGAAAAAGCTTCTGCAGCTTATGACAAGGTAATTGAATTAGATCCTAATTATGTAAATGCATATATTAACAAAGGTTTGATTATTATGTCTGAAGAAAAATCGTTGATAAAAGAATTGAATGCTAACAGAGGTACTAAAAAATACGGTGTAATTAAAGACCGTTTGACTGATATGTATACTAAATCCATTC
- a CDS encoding DUF72 domain-containing protein: MKFGKVPNPDNIDFTLPKDHPDTHTVFNKSFIGKTEFSIGCAKWNKQDLKGFYPRGTKDELVYYSTHFNSIELNATFYNLYPQEQFQKWYQKTPSNFKFYPKITKDISHYYELEEPSYPITELFLNNVIALKEKLGAIFLQMNEEFSPKDFLKLEDYINTWPKEIPLAIELRHTDWYNNPKVSHQLYQLYQENNISNIITDTAGRRDLLHMRLTNSKPFIRFVGSNHPSDFHRLDDWVDRIEYWIKQGLTSISFFIHQNIEEESVLLSSYFVKKLNHRLGLKLTVPKTLQDIQGQQQTLF; the protein is encoded by the coding sequence ATGAAATTCGGAAAAGTACCCAACCCAGATAATATTGATTTTACTTTACCTAAAGATCATCCTGATACTCATACGGTATTTAATAAATCATTTATAGGTAAAACTGAATTTTCAATTGGCTGTGCCAAATGGAACAAACAAGATTTAAAAGGTTTTTATCCAAGAGGAACAAAAGATGAATTAGTATATTACAGTACTCACTTTAATAGTATAGAATTAAACGCTACGTTTTATAATTTATACCCTCAAGAACAATTTCAAAAGTGGTATCAAAAAACACCTAGTAATTTTAAGTTCTATCCTAAAATCACCAAAGATATATCTCACTATTACGAGTTAGAGGAACCTTCATACCCTATTACAGAACTCTTTTTAAATAATGTAATTGCGTTAAAAGAAAAATTAGGAGCCATTTTTCTTCAAATGAATGAAGAATTTAGTCCTAAAGATTTTTTAAAGTTAGAGGACTATATTAACACTTGGCCAAAGGAAATACCACTTGCAATAGAACTAAGACATACAGATTGGTATAATAACCCTAAAGTTTCTCATCAATTATATCAGCTTTATCAGGAGAACAACATTAGCAACATTATTACCGATACGGCAGGAAGAAGAGATTTACTCCATATGAGATTAACCAATAGTAAACCTTTTATAAGATTTGTGGGGTCAAATCATCCCTCAGACTTTCATAGGCTTGATGATTGGGTTGATAGAATTGAATATTGGATTAAACAAGGTCTAACTTCCATTTCATTTTTTATTCATCAAAATATAGAAGAAGAGTCTGTATTATTATCCTCTTATTTTGTCAAAAAACTAAACCACAGATTGGGGTTAAAGTTAACAGTACCTAAAACACTACAAGATATTCAAGGTCAACAACAAACATTATTTTAA
- the gyrA gene encoding DNA gyrase subunit A gives MIEGEKLIPINIEEQMKSAYIDYSMSVIVSRALPDVRDGLKPVHRRVLYGMHELGIKSTGAYKKSARVVGEVLGKYHPHGDTSVYDSMVRMAQDWSVRYMMVDGQGNFGSVDGDSPAAMRYTEVRMQKISEEMLSDIEKETIDYRLNFDDTLNEPTVLPTRIPNLLVNGASGIAVGMATNMAPHNLTEVINGIEAYIDNRDIDIDGLMEHIKAPDFPTGGTIYGYEGVKDAFHTGRGKIVMRAKATFEEIKGRDCIIVTEIPYLVNKAEMIKKTAELVNEKKLEGIANIRDESDRKGMRVVYVLKKDAIPNIVLNKLYKYTSLQTSFSVNNIALVNGRPEMLNLKDLIHHFVEHRHEVVTRRTEFDLKKAEARAHILEGLIIASDNIDEVIAIIRGSKNGDEAREKLMARFELTEIQAKAIVEMRLRQLTGLEQDKLRSEYEEIMLLIADLKDILSSEERRMEIIKNELIAIREKYGDERRSVIEYAGGDMRIEDMIPDSKVVVTISHAGYVKRTPLSEYKTQNRGGKGQKGVATRNEDFLEHLFVGTNHQYMMFFTQKGKVFWMRVYEIPEGTKVSKGRALQNLINIENDDKVKAFLVTEDLKDEEYINNHYVIMATKQGQVKKTLLEQYSRPRTNGVQAITIKEGDELLEAKLTNGNSQVMLAVKSGKTIRFEEEKTRPMGRTASGVRGITLAHDKDEVIGMIAVDDMESEILVVSEKGYGKRSKLEDYRITNRGGKGVKTLNISDKTGELVAIKNVTDEDDLMIINKSGITIRMEVEQLRTMGRATQGVRLININNNDSIAAVAKVMKDDEEDVDVSENTTEAEAGVEGSSETNQE, from the coding sequence ATGATTGAAGGAGAAAAGCTGATCCCTATTAATATTGAAGAGCAGATGAAATCTGCTTATATTGATTATTCAATGTCTGTAATTGTGTCACGTGCACTACCAGATGTAAGAGATGGGTTAAAGCCAGTACATAGACGTGTCCTATATGGAATGCATGAGTTGGGAATTAAGTCAACTGGAGCGTATAAAAAATCTGCAAGAGTAGTAGGAGAAGTATTAGGAAAGTATCACCCACACGGAGATACCTCAGTGTATGACTCAATGGTGCGTATGGCTCAAGATTGGAGTGTACGTTATATGATGGTAGATGGGCAAGGGAACTTTGGTTCTGTAGATGGAGATAGTCCGGCAGCAATGCGTTATACAGAGGTTCGTATGCAAAAAATATCAGAAGAAATGTTGTCTGATATTGAAAAAGAAACCATTGATTATAGATTAAACTTTGATGATACATTAAACGAACCAACTGTGTTGCCAACTCGTATACCAAACTTATTGGTGAACGGGGCTTCTGGTATTGCAGTAGGGATGGCTACAAACATGGCACCTCACAATTTAACAGAGGTAATTAATGGTATTGAAGCTTATATTGATAACAGAGATATTGATATTGATGGTTTGATGGAACACATCAAAGCACCAGATTTTCCTACAGGAGGAACTATATATGGTTATGAAGGTGTAAAAGATGCTTTTCATACCGGTAGAGGAAAAATAGTAATGCGTGCTAAGGCTACTTTTGAAGAAATAAAAGGTAGAGATTGCATTATTGTTACTGAAATTCCATATTTGGTGAACAAGGCAGAAATGATTAAAAAAACTGCTGAGTTAGTCAATGAGAAAAAACTAGAAGGTATTGCAAACATTCGAGATGAGTCTGACCGTAAGGGAATGAGAGTTGTCTATGTTTTAAAGAAAGATGCAATTCCTAATATTGTTTTAAACAAATTATACAAATACACTTCTTTACAAACTTCTTTTAGTGTTAACAACATTGCTTTGGTTAATGGAAGACCAGAAATGTTAAACCTAAAAGATTTAATACATCACTTTGTTGAACACAGACATGAGGTAGTAACTCGTAGAACGGAGTTTGATTTAAAGAAGGCTGAAGCAAGAGCTCATATTTTAGAAGGTTTAATTATTGCATCTGATAATATTGACGAAGTAATAGCTATTATTAGAGGTTCTAAAAATGGTGATGAAGCACGTGAAAAATTAATGGCTCGTTTTGAATTGACTGAGATTCAAGCTAAGGCTATTGTAGAAATGCGTTTGCGTCAGTTAACAGGACTAGAGCAAGATAAACTTCGTTCAGAGTACGAAGAGATAATGCTTTTGATTGCTGATTTAAAAGATATTTTAAGTAGCGAAGAGCGTAGAATGGAAATTATTAAGAACGAATTAATTGCTATTAGAGAAAAATATGGTGATGAAAGACGTTCTGTAATTGAATACGCTGGAGGAGATATGAGAATTGAGGATATGATTCCTGATTCTAAAGTAGTGGTAACTATTTCTCATGCGGGTTATGTAAAACGTACTCCATTATCAGAATACAAAACTCAAAATAGAGGTGGTAAAGGGCAAAAAGGTGTAGCAACAAGAAACGAAGATTTCTTAGAACATTTATTTGTAGGAACTAACCATCAATACATGATGTTCTTTACTCAAAAAGGTAAAGTGTTCTGGATGCGTGTGTATGAAATTCCAGAAGGAACAAAAGTTTCTAAAGGTAGAGCGTTACAAAACTTAATCAATATTGAGAATGATGATAAAGTAAAAGCTTTCTTGGTAACAGAAGATTTAAAAGATGAAGAATACATCAATAATCATTATGTTATCATGGCTACTAAACAAGGTCAAGTTAAAAAGACTTTATTAGAGCAGTACTCTAGACCAAGAACAAATGGTGTACAAGCGATTACTATTAAAGAAGGTGATGAGTTATTGGAAGCTAAATTAACCAATGGAAATAGTCAAGTAATGTTGGCAGTTAAGTCTGGTAAAACAATTCGTTTTGAAGAGGAAAAAACTAGACCAATGGGTAGAACAGCATCTGGAGTACGAGGAATTACCCTTGCACATGATAAGGATGAAGTGATTGGCATGATTGCTGTAGATGATATGGAAAGCGAAATCTTAGTTGTTTCTGAAAAAGGATATGGTAAACGTTCTAAATTAGAAGATTATCGTATTACCAACAGAGGTGGTAAAGGAGTTAAAACGTTAAATATTTCTGATAAAACAGGTGAGTTAGTTGCTATCAAAAATGTTACTGATGAAGATGACTTGATGATTATTAATAAATCAGGAATTACTATCCGTATGGAGGTTGAGCAATTAAGAACCATGGGTAGAGCAACTCAAGGAGTTAGATTAATTAACATTAATAATAATGATTCTATTGCGGCAGTAGCTAAAGTAATGAAAGATGATGAGGAAGATGTAGATGTTAGTGAAAACACTACTGAAGCTGAAGCTGGAGTAGAAGGGTCATCAGAAACGAATCAAGAGTAA